A window of Streptomyces sp. DG1A-41 contains these coding sequences:
- a CDS encoding TIGR03085 family metal-binding protein: protein MSTHAKRERLLLADLLETAGPDAPTLCEGWTTRDLAAHVVVRERRPDAAGGILLKQLAPRLDRVMAEYADKPYEELIQLIRTGPPRFSPFSIKPVDEMSNIIEFYVHTEDVRRAQPDWSPRELDPVFQDALWSRLERTARLMGRGLPTGLVLRRPDGQTAVAQRGTPVVTVTGEPSELVLFSYGRQSAAKVDLDGDQDAIAKLHATKQLGIWGG from the coding sequence ATGTCGACCCATGCCAAGCGTGAACGACTTCTCCTCGCCGATCTGTTGGAGACCGCGGGCCCGGACGCGCCCACCCTGTGCGAGGGCTGGACGACCCGTGACCTCGCCGCGCACGTGGTGGTGCGTGAGCGCCGCCCGGACGCCGCCGGCGGGATACTGCTCAAGCAGCTCGCGCCGCGCCTGGACCGGGTGATGGCGGAGTACGCCGACAAGCCGTACGAGGAGCTGATCCAGCTGATCCGTACGGGACCGCCGCGTTTCTCGCCCTTCTCGATCAAGCCGGTCGACGAGATGTCGAACATCATCGAGTTCTACGTCCACACGGAGGACGTCCGGCGCGCCCAGCCCGACTGGTCGCCGCGCGAGCTCGACCCGGTCTTCCAGGACGCCCTGTGGTCCCGGCTGGAGCGCACCGCCCGGCTGATGGGCCGGGGCCTCCCGACCGGCCTGGTGCTGCGCCGCCCGGACGGCCAGACGGCGGTGGCGCAGCGGGGCACCCCAGTGGTCACGGTGACGGGCGAGCCGTCCGAGCTGGTGCTGTTCTCGTACGGCCGGCAGAGCGCGGCCAAGGTCGACCTGGACGGCGACCAGGACGCGATCGCGAAGCTGCACGCGACCAAGCAGCTCGGGATCTGGGGGGGGTGA
- the hisF gene encoding imidazole glycerol phosphate synthase subunit HisF, translated as MTLAVRVIPCLDVDNGRVVKGVNFQNLRDAGDPVEMAKVYDAEGADELTFLDITASSGNRETTYDVVRRTAEQVFIPLTVGGGVRTAEDVDKLLRAGADKVGVNTAAIARPELIREIAERFGRQVLVLSVDARRTESGSFEVTTHGGRRGTGIDAVEWAHQAAELGAGEILLNSMDADGTKDGYDLEMIRAVRKHVTVPVIASGGAGKLADFPPAIAAGADAVLAASVFHFGDLRIGEVKGTLREAGHPVR; from the coding sequence ATGACCCTGGCGGTCCGAGTCATCCCCTGCCTGGACGTGGACAACGGCCGGGTCGTCAAGGGCGTCAACTTCCAGAACCTGCGCGACGCGGGCGACCCCGTCGAGATGGCGAAGGTGTACGACGCCGAGGGCGCGGACGAGCTGACGTTCCTGGACATCACCGCCTCGTCGGGCAACCGCGAGACGACGTACGACGTGGTGCGCCGCACGGCCGAGCAGGTGTTCATCCCGCTCACGGTCGGCGGCGGTGTGCGCACCGCCGAGGACGTGGACAAGCTGCTGCGGGCCGGTGCGGACAAGGTCGGCGTCAACACGGCCGCGATCGCCCGTCCGGAGCTGATCCGGGAGATCGCGGAACGCTTCGGCCGCCAGGTCCTGGTCCTGTCGGTGGACGCGCGCCGCACCGAGTCCGGCTCCTTCGAGGTGACCACCCACGGCGGCCGTCGCGGCACCGGCATCGACGCCGTCGAATGGGCGCACCAGGCCGCCGAGCTGGGCGCGGGCGAAATCCTGCTCAACTCGATGGACGCGGACGGCACGAAGGACGGCTACGACCTGGAGATGATCCGGGCCGTGCGCAAGCACGTCACCGTCCCGGTCATCGCCTCGGGCGGCGCCGGCAAGCTGGCGGACTTCCCGCCGGCCATCGCGGCGGGCGCGGACGCGGTCCTGGCCGCGTCGGTGTTCCACTTCGGCGACCTGCGCATCGGCGAGGTCAAGGGGACGCTGCGGGAGGCGGGCCACCCCGTGCGGTGA
- a CDS encoding RidA family protein — MSDAVRRVQSGSPWEESFGFARAVAAGDRVLVAGTTPFKGDVLYGEGDPYEQAKAAFTSALEAIGEFGLGIGSVVRTRMYLAHTRDLDEVGRAHKELFASVRPVATFLVVEGFVDPRVLVSVELEAFRGTVDS; from the coding sequence ATGAGTGATGCCGTACGGCGCGTGCAGAGCGGAAGTCCCTGGGAGGAGAGTTTCGGTTTCGCGCGCGCCGTGGCGGCGGGCGACCGGGTGCTGGTGGCGGGCACGACACCCTTCAAGGGCGATGTGCTGTACGGGGAGGGCGATCCGTACGAGCAGGCCAAGGCGGCCTTCACCAGCGCCCTCGAGGCGATCGGCGAGTTCGGGCTCGGCATCGGGTCCGTGGTCCGTACGCGGATGTACCTGGCACACACGCGCGACCTCGACGAGGTGGGCCGGGCCCACAAGGAGCTGTTCGCCTCCGTGCGCCCGGTCGCGACGTTCCTCGTGGTGGAGGGCTTCGTCGACCCGCGCGTCCTGGTGTCGGTGGAACTAGAGGCATTCAGAGGAACGGTGGATTCATGA
- the priA gene encoding bifunctional 1-(5-phosphoribosyl)-5-((5-phosphoribosylamino)methylideneamino)imidazole-4-carboxamide isomerase/phosphoribosylanthranilate isomerase PriA translates to MAKLELLPAVDVRDGQAVRLVHGESGTETSYGSPLEAALAWQRSGAEWLHLVDLDAAFGTGDNRELIAEVAQAMDIKVELSGGIRDDDTLAAALATGCTRVNLGTAALETPEWVAKVIAEHGDKIAVGLDVRGTTLRGRGWTRDGGDLYETLERLNKEGCARYVVTDIAKDGTLQGPNLELLRNVCAATDRPVVASGGVSSLDDLRAIAELVPLGVEGAIVGKALYAKAFTLEEALEATS, encoded by the coding sequence ATGGCCAAGCTCGAACTCCTCCCCGCCGTCGACGTCCGCGACGGCCAGGCCGTCCGCCTCGTGCACGGCGAGTCCGGCACCGAGACCTCCTACGGCTCCCCGCTGGAGGCCGCCCTCGCCTGGCAGCGCTCCGGCGCCGAGTGGCTGCACCTCGTCGACCTGGACGCCGCGTTCGGCACCGGCGACAACCGCGAGCTGATCGCCGAGGTCGCCCAGGCGATGGACATCAAGGTGGAGCTGTCCGGCGGAATCCGCGACGACGACACCCTCGCCGCTGCCCTGGCCACCGGCTGCACCCGCGTGAACCTCGGCACGGCCGCCCTGGAGACCCCCGAGTGGGTCGCCAAGGTCATCGCCGAGCACGGTGACAAGATCGCGGTCGGTCTCGACGTCCGCGGCACCACCCTGCGCGGCCGCGGCTGGACCCGCGACGGCGGCGACCTCTACGAGACGCTCGAGCGCCTGAACAAGGAGGGCTGCGCGCGGTACGTCGTCACGGACATCGCCAAGGACGGCACGCTCCAGGGCCCGAACCTGGAGCTGCTGAGGAACGTCTGCGCGGCCACCGACCGGCCCGTGGTGGCCTCCGGCGGCGTGTCGTCGCTGGACGACCTGCGGGCCATCGCCGAGCTCGTCCCGCTCGGTGTCGAAGGGGCCATCGTCGGGAAGGCGCTGTACGCGAAGGCGTTCACCCTGGAAGAGGCCCTGGAGGCTACATCTTGA